The Populus trichocarpa isolate Nisqually-1 chromosome 11, P.trichocarpa_v4.1, whole genome shotgun sequence genome has a segment encoding these proteins:
- the LOC7497064 gene encoding phospho-N-acetylmuramoyl-pentapeptide-transferase homolog isoform X1, whose product MASLLSPNSSSFSFGSNHLLSFTVIIPALPFSFGLVMLSINHHHHLSRIRLSRPPKPFSSSPLYSNSFHNFKLNGSSAGGRRLRHKIVQVRAFDEDLSGVSSPLDDWANNDGAAGYMLLSSDGEDSDGEYIINPVTDMELPTAKVSTNDALTLTAHRLAMIGRAPRKRRNKLGTLINLCLLAFLTVLLLFVDWCAWKIVRLPLEPFYLCRPFFISAVLVSFLGYLCVPLLSELRIHQNIWKEGPLRHSKKRASPTMGGLFFVPIGVGVAKFVAGFSSVEVSGTAVATLAFATIGLLDDIVTVIKNRNSGLSVWVKIFLEVAVGTCFSFWLHTTSISSPYSMKMLVALPAPLGLICLGKYYSLLTSFCFVSMGNGINLTDGLDGLAAGTAALAFVGMSIAVLPICPELAIFGASMAGACFGFLLHNRYKASVFMGDTGSLALGGALAAMAACSGMFLPLFISSGIFFLDASSVIMQVLYFKTTKRMRGDGCRLFRMAPIHHHLELCGLKEPVIVAGAYVISGVLALFAGYVGLISA is encoded by the exons atggCCTCTCTTCTCTCACCAAactcctcctccttctcctttGGATCTAACCATCTGCTTTCATTTACTGTAATTATTCCTGCTCTTCCTTTTTCCTTTGGACTAGTCATGCTTTCTAtaaaccaccaccatcacctcTCTCGTATACGGCTTTCTCGACCACCAAAAcctttttcttcctctcccCTTTATTCTAATTCATTCCACAACTTCAAG TTAAATGGATCAAGTGCTGGAGGACGACGATTGCGCCATAAGATTGTCCAAGTCAGGGCCTTTGATGAG GACTTGTCTGGTGTATCCTCCCCGCTTGATGACTGGGCTAACAATGATGGGGCTGCTGGCTACATGCTATTATCCAGTGACGGGGAAGACAGTGATGGAGAATATATTATAAATCCGGTGACGGATATGGAGTTGCCTACTGCTAAAGTATCAACTAATGATGCTCTCACACTTACAGCTCACAGGCTTGCAATGATTGGGAGGGCCCCCCGAAAACGTAG GAACAAACTCGggacattaattaatttgtgtctGCTAGCCTTTTTGACGGTTCTTCTCTTATTTGTTGATTGGTGTGCATGGAAGATTGTCAGATTACCCCTAGAACCATTTTACTTGTGTCGtccattttttatatcagcagtTCTAGTCTCTTTTTTGGGTTATCTTTGTGTTCCACTACTTAGTGAGTTAAGAATTCATCAGAATATCTGGAAAGAAGGGCCACTTCGGCACTCCAAGAAAAGGGCAAGCCCCACAATGGGTGGACTATTTTTTGTACCAATTGGTGTAGGCGTTGCAAAATTTGTTGCTGGTTTCTCTTCTGTTGAAGTTTCTGGAACAGCAGTGGCAACTCTGGCATTTGCAACAATTGGCTTACTAGATGACATTGTAACCGTCATAAAAAATCGAAATAGTGGTTTGTCTGTGtgggtgaaaatatttttggag GTAGCTGTTGGGACCTGCTTTTCATTTTGGTTGCATACTACGAGTATATCATCACCCTACAGCAT GAAAATGCTGGTTGCCCTACCTGCACCACTGGGCCTCATATGCCtaggaaaatattattctttattgacatcattttgttttgtttccatgGGAAATGGCATTAACTTAACGGATGGTCTAGACGGCCTGGCTGCTGGAACGGCTGCATTGGCTTTTGTAGGAATGTCGATCGCAGTGTTGCCAATATGTCCTG AACTTGCTATATTTGGGGCATCGATGGCAGGGGCCTGTTTTGGTTTTCTGTTGCACAACCGGTACAAGGCTTCTGTATTTATGGGGGATACTGGATCCTTGGCATTGGGTGGAGCATTAGCTGCAATGGCTGCTTGTAGTGGAATGTTCCTTCCATTATTTATCTCATCTGGGATCTTTTTCTTGGATGCATCATCAGTGATTATGCAG GTGCTGTACTTCAAGACAACCAAACGCATGAGAGGAGATGGGTGCCGTTTGTTCAGGATGGCTCCTATTCATCACCACCTCGAGTTATGTGGGCTAAAGGAACCAGTCATTGTTGCTGGGGCTTATGTTATATCTGGAGTGCTGGCTCTGTTTGCTGGGTATGTAGGTCTAATATCTGCATAG
- the LOC7497064 gene encoding phospho-N-acetylmuramoyl-pentapeptide-transferase homolog isoform X3, which translates to MASLLSPNSSSFSFGSNHLLSFTVIIPALPFSFGLVMLSINHHHHLSRIRLSRPPKPFSSSPLYSNSFHNFKLNGSSAGGRRLRHKIVQVRAFDEDLSGVSSPLDDWANNDGAAGYMLLSSDGEDSDGEYIINPVTDMELPTAKVSTNDALTLTAHRLAMIGRAPRKRRNKLGTLINLCLLAFLTVLLLFVDWCAWKIVRLPLEPFYLCRPFFISAVLVSFLGYLCVPLLSELRIHQNIWKEGPLRHSKKRASPTMGGLFFVPIGVGVAKFVAGFSSVEVSGTAVATLAFATIGLLDDIVTVIKNRNSGLSVWVKIFLEVAVGTCFSFWLHTTSISSPYSMKMLVALPAPLGLICLGKYYSLLTSFCFVSMGNGINLTDGLDGLAAGTAALAFVGMSIAVLPICPELAIFGASMAGACFGFLLHNRYKASVFMGDTGSLALGGALAAMAACSGMFLPLFISSGIFFLDASSVIMQLLDL; encoded by the exons atggCCTCTCTTCTCTCACCAAactcctcctccttctcctttGGATCTAACCATCTGCTTTCATTTACTGTAATTATTCCTGCTCTTCCTTTTTCCTTTGGACTAGTCATGCTTTCTAtaaaccaccaccatcacctcTCTCGTATACGGCTTTCTCGACCACCAAAAcctttttcttcctctcccCTTTATTCTAATTCATTCCACAACTTCAAG TTAAATGGATCAAGTGCTGGAGGACGACGATTGCGCCATAAGATTGTCCAAGTCAGGGCCTTTGATGAG GACTTGTCTGGTGTATCCTCCCCGCTTGATGACTGGGCTAACAATGATGGGGCTGCTGGCTACATGCTATTATCCAGTGACGGGGAAGACAGTGATGGAGAATATATTATAAATCCGGTGACGGATATGGAGTTGCCTACTGCTAAAGTATCAACTAATGATGCTCTCACACTTACAGCTCACAGGCTTGCAATGATTGGGAGGGCCCCCCGAAAACGTAG GAACAAACTCGggacattaattaatttgtgtctGCTAGCCTTTTTGACGGTTCTTCTCTTATTTGTTGATTGGTGTGCATGGAAGATTGTCAGATTACCCCTAGAACCATTTTACTTGTGTCGtccattttttatatcagcagtTCTAGTCTCTTTTTTGGGTTATCTTTGTGTTCCACTACTTAGTGAGTTAAGAATTCATCAGAATATCTGGAAAGAAGGGCCACTTCGGCACTCCAAGAAAAGGGCAAGCCCCACAATGGGTGGACTATTTTTTGTACCAATTGGTGTAGGCGTTGCAAAATTTGTTGCTGGTTTCTCTTCTGTTGAAGTTTCTGGAACAGCAGTGGCAACTCTGGCATTTGCAACAATTGGCTTACTAGATGACATTGTAACCGTCATAAAAAATCGAAATAGTGGTTTGTCTGTGtgggtgaaaatatttttggag GTAGCTGTTGGGACCTGCTTTTCATTTTGGTTGCATACTACGAGTATATCATCACCCTACAGCAT GAAAATGCTGGTTGCCCTACCTGCACCACTGGGCCTCATATGCCtaggaaaatattattctttattgacatcattttgttttgtttccatgGGAAATGGCATTAACTTAACGGATGGTCTAGACGGCCTGGCTGCTGGAACGGCTGCATTGGCTTTTGTAGGAATGTCGATCGCAGTGTTGCCAATATGTCCTG AACTTGCTATATTTGGGGCATCGATGGCAGGGGCCTGTTTTGGTTTTCTGTTGCACAACCGGTACAAGGCTTCTGTATTTATGGGGGATACTGGATCCTTGGCATTGGGTGGAGCATTAGCTGCAATGGCTGCTTGTAGTGGAATGTTCCTTCCATTATTTATCTCATCTGGGATCTTTTTCTTGGATGCATCATCAGTGATTATGCAG CTGCTGGACCTATGA
- the LOC7497064 gene encoding phospho-N-acetylmuramoyl-pentapeptide-transferase homolog isoform X2, whose translation MASLLSPNSSSFSFGSNHLLSFTVIIPALPFSFGLVMLSINHHHHLSRIRLSRPPKPFSSSPLYSNSFHNFKLNGSSAGGRRLRHKIVQVRAFDEDLSGVSSPLDDWANNDGAAGYMLLSSDGEDSDGEYIINPVTDMELPTAKVSTNDALTLTAHRLAMIGRAPRKRRNKLGTLINLCLLAFLTVLLLFVDWCAWKIVRLPLEPFYLCRPFFISAVLVSFLGYLCVPLLSELRIHQNIWKEGPLRHSKKRASPTMGGLFFVPIGVGVAKFVAGFSSVEVSGTAVATLAFATIGLLDDIVTVIKNRNSGLSVWVKIFLEVAVGTCFSFWLHTTSISSPYSMKMLVALPAPLGLICLGKYYSLLTSFCFVSMGNGINLTDGLDGLAAGTAALAFVGMSIAVLPICPELAIFGASMAGACFGFLLHNRYKASVFMGDTGSLALGGALAAMAACSGMFLPLFISSGIFFLDASSVIMQIQCKRSKRA comes from the exons atggCCTCTCTTCTCTCACCAAactcctcctccttctcctttGGATCTAACCATCTGCTTTCATTTACTGTAATTATTCCTGCTCTTCCTTTTTCCTTTGGACTAGTCATGCTTTCTAtaaaccaccaccatcacctcTCTCGTATACGGCTTTCTCGACCACCAAAAcctttttcttcctctcccCTTTATTCTAATTCATTCCACAACTTCAAG TTAAATGGATCAAGTGCTGGAGGACGACGATTGCGCCATAAGATTGTCCAAGTCAGGGCCTTTGATGAG GACTTGTCTGGTGTATCCTCCCCGCTTGATGACTGGGCTAACAATGATGGGGCTGCTGGCTACATGCTATTATCCAGTGACGGGGAAGACAGTGATGGAGAATATATTATAAATCCGGTGACGGATATGGAGTTGCCTACTGCTAAAGTATCAACTAATGATGCTCTCACACTTACAGCTCACAGGCTTGCAATGATTGGGAGGGCCCCCCGAAAACGTAG GAACAAACTCGggacattaattaatttgtgtctGCTAGCCTTTTTGACGGTTCTTCTCTTATTTGTTGATTGGTGTGCATGGAAGATTGTCAGATTACCCCTAGAACCATTTTACTTGTGTCGtccattttttatatcagcagtTCTAGTCTCTTTTTTGGGTTATCTTTGTGTTCCACTACTTAGTGAGTTAAGAATTCATCAGAATATCTGGAAAGAAGGGCCACTTCGGCACTCCAAGAAAAGGGCAAGCCCCACAATGGGTGGACTATTTTTTGTACCAATTGGTGTAGGCGTTGCAAAATTTGTTGCTGGTTTCTCTTCTGTTGAAGTTTCTGGAACAGCAGTGGCAACTCTGGCATTTGCAACAATTGGCTTACTAGATGACATTGTAACCGTCATAAAAAATCGAAATAGTGGTTTGTCTGTGtgggtgaaaatatttttggag GTAGCTGTTGGGACCTGCTTTTCATTTTGGTTGCATACTACGAGTATATCATCACCCTACAGCAT GAAAATGCTGGTTGCCCTACCTGCACCACTGGGCCTCATATGCCtaggaaaatattattctttattgacatcattttgttttgtttccatgGGAAATGGCATTAACTTAACGGATGGTCTAGACGGCCTGGCTGCTGGAACGGCTGCATTGGCTTTTGTAGGAATGTCGATCGCAGTGTTGCCAATATGTCCTG AACTTGCTATATTTGGGGCATCGATGGCAGGGGCCTGTTTTGGTTTTCTGTTGCACAACCGGTACAAGGCTTCTGTATTTATGGGGGATACTGGATCCTTGGCATTGGGTGGAGCATTAGCTGCAATGGCTGCTTGTAGTGGAATGTTCCTTCCATTATTTATCTCATCTGGGATCTTTTTCTTGGATGCATCATCAGTGATTATGCAG ATACAATGCAAGAGGAGTAAAAGAGCTTAA